From Capricornis sumatraensis isolate serow.1 chromosome 19, serow.2, whole genome shotgun sequence:
ACTTTCCTCCTCTGCTAGGAGGCTGGGTTGGGGATCAGGGGCCCCAATCAGCTTCGGGCACCCCTTGGCAGGTGTCCCAGGACTGAGTGGGAGCCTGTCCGCAGGCAGCCCTGCTCCATGACACAGTGGAGGACACAGACACCACCCTGGATGAGGTGGAGCTGCACTTTGGGGACCAAGTGCGGCGCCTGGTGGAGGAGGTGACAGATGACAAGACTCTGCCCAAGCTGGAGAGAAAGCGGCTGCAGGTGGAGCAGGCACCCCAGAGCAGCCCCGGAGCTAAACTGGTGAAGCTGGCAGATAAGCTGTACAATCTGAGGGACCTGAATCGCTGCACCCCAGAGGGTACGCTATCCCCCACCTGCTCTGAGGGGAAAAGGAGGGGTAGCCATCTTCTGAAGGCACAGGTTGGTCAGTTCCCCTGGAATAAAAGCCCAAGT
This genomic window contains:
- the HDDC3 gene encoding guanosine-3',5'-bis(diphosphate) 3'-pyrophosphohydrolase MESH1 isoform X2 — its product is MGSEVAQLLEAADFAARKHQRQRRKDPEGTPYINHPIGVARILTHEAGITDIVVLQAALLHDTVEDTDTTLDEVELHFGDQVRRLVEEVTDDKTLPKLERKRLQVEQAPQSSPGAKLVKLADKLYNLRDLNRCTPEGTLSPTCSEGKRRGSHLLKAQ